gggaagcaattattaaaaaacaaagatcagaGAAGatctttaatgaaaatgttcagaaatcaGTTCACACACCTGGATCTGTTACACACCTGACCTACCtgctgcctgtgtgtgtgtgtgtgtgtgtgtgtgtgtgtgtgtgtgtgtgtgtgtgtaggtggtGCGTTCCCAGTCGCTCCAGTTAAAGAAAGATCACAGTTTGACCACAGAGGTTGGATCCCTAAAGGAGAACGCCAAGAAGAACCGATATAAGGACATCCTACCATGTATGAAGACGCCGTCCCTCCGTCCTCGTCGTCTCTTTTCTCTGCCCAGTAGAAGTGTGTTGTATTTTCCTGCTCAGCTCTAACGCCTCTCTGCCCTTTGACCCCGTCTCTCCATCCAGATGATCAGACCCGGGTGGTTCTGTCTCTGCAGACTTCAGGTTCTGACTCCGACTACATCAACGCCAGCTTCGTCCAGGTGATGCAGCTCACCACTCAGGTGTCTCCTGCTGCTGTGAGAAATCTCTGGTTGTAACAGCACTGTTTGTCCTGCAGGGGGCGACGGGTGACTGCAGATACATCGCCTCCCAGGCTCCCCTCAGTTCCACTCTGACTGACTTCTGGAGGATGATCTGGCAGCACAAAATCAAGGTCAGCATGCTAGCAGGAAGAGCGGATCCCCAGGAAGTAGTCTGGTCCCCAGCTCCAACATGGCGCTCCTCCTTCAGTTAGAGGAAACTGTTGCAGAGAAGTTAATTATTCGCCAGctgaactggttctggttcctgtcAGAGAGCAGCTTGGCCTCTGACCCCGTACCAAAGCCACAGGACCAATCAGAAGGAAGATGAAACTGATGTGTTCAGCAGGGTTCATAACACCTGCACACACATTCTGGGACCTGGTGCTCCAGGGGTCAAAGGGCACTGCCGGCTGGTTGGTGCAGTCACAGTTTCAAGATGAACCTATTTCAGATCaatggggcgtgccgtggtggcgtagcggtttcTAGTCAGGTTGCATTCAGACAGGTTTTCTACCGTTTTAGAGTTCACTTCACTTAAAGTTCAACCGGACCCAGACCGAGGTTTATAGGCGGATCAAAGTTTGGTTTTTTAGTCCGTTTAggaattcaaatttgcattcaGACCTCCCCAAAAACTCGAACTTTCTGATTCAGGAATCTAATCCTGGTTGGTCTGAATGCAGCCTAAATCATCTCCTGGCGGCAGCCATTGCAGCAGGGAGAGAAGGccactgattggctgatagaccGATAACTTCTACATCTGACAGACTCGTTTAGCCACCAGGAAGGTTAACCAACATTAGGACAGCAGCTTTATCTGCCAGAGACAGTTCACCTGCTGCACCTGTCCACATTTGTCCTCAGGGGTCAGACTAACTTCTGGCTCTGTGTTTCAGGTCATAGTCATGGCCTGCAGGGAGATCGAGATGGGAAAGGTATcgtttcattttcttatttttattcaaattatttcaaatgttaatttttttttcctgttgagaCATTTACGGCTGATGTGTATAAAACATGAGACAgaggtttggttctggttctgcagaggAAATGTGAGTGCTACTGGGCAGCTCCTCATCAGTCTGCGGCGTTTGGACCTTTCACCGTCACCACGGTAACGGCCCGGTCCTCTCCGTCCTCCGCGTCCTGCGGGCCAAATGTGACGTGTTGTTCCTCTGAACGTCCAGCAGGTGGAGTCGCGGCCCAACCAGGACGTCGTGGTGCGAACCCTGGTGGTCTGCTACCAGCAGGTAGGCGCTCACCTTGCTGGCCCCCGGCTCAGGTCACACCTTCctcgctcctcttcctctcccgcAGGACGTCCACTCGCTGGTCCAGTTCCAGTACCTGTCCTGGCCGGACCACGACGTCCCCTATGAGACAACCGGGATTCTGGACTTGCTGGACCGAGCCAGGAGCAGCCAGGGAGCCGAACGCTCTCCTGTCCTGGTCCACTGCAGGtacacagagagacagagagacagagagacagagagacagacagacagacagacagacagagagtcAGACAGAGACATAGTGAGACGTTGTGTCGTCCTCTGATCAGTGCTAAACTTCATATCATCTCTGCAGCTTGTTTGTGCCAACAGGCTGATCACAGGTCAGCTGGTCATTAACATTCaacaagacacacacacacacacacacacacacacacacacacacacacacacacacacacacagagcaggaGGCTGTGAATATGCAGCAGGTAACACCTGCTATCGATGGCACAATGGACATGATCATCTGCTaagtgtgtgtctctgtgtgtgtgtctctgtgtgtgtgtgtgtgtctctctgtgtgtgtgtgtgtgtgtgtgtgtgtgtgtgtgtgtgtgtgtgtgtttcagtgcaGGCTGTGGGAGGACAGGAGTCATCTGCACTCTGGACTACATCCATGACCTTCTGGTTACCAAGGTAACCCATGACAACAGAGCAGGCTTCCCCCAGCAGGAGCCCAGCTGGTCGGTGACATCACTTCCAGGAGGTcaggcagaggtcagagggAAAAACCTGGAAGTTTTGTCACCGACCACCTGGACTCCATCCCATAGTTTACCTGGAGGAGACCTGTGAGCTTCATCACatggttctagttctggttctggttctgcaagGCTTCAGAATGGTGACGGTTTCTTCCATCCTGCAGAAGATCACCAAGGACTTCAGGGTCCTGGACCTCGTCCTGGAGCTGCGGAGACAGAGACCCTCGGCAGTCCAGACCAAGGTAGGACTCCACGTCGGTTCTGGTCAGCAGCAGCATCTCCCTGACGAGAACGTCCGGTTCCACGATGTGGACCCGTCTTCAGTTGTCCTAAATGGCACTGGGACGTCTTCGCTCCCTTCAGGTCTCGGTTGTCTCCAGCTGTCTCTCCTGGGATGACTCGGTCCAGAGCTGGACAGCCGGGTCTGGGAGTTGGACCGGGCCTGAAGGCAGCAGACGGCCCGGCCCAGACCACGGCCCCACCTCCACCAGCAGAGGCGACCCAGGGAGTGTTTCTGACTGCGGTTGTGTTTCCAGGACCAGTACGGGTTCATCTTCAGCGCGGCCGCCGGCATGTTGGAGCGTTTCCTGCAGACGCCTGAGGACCGGCTCTACAGCAACCTGCCGGAGGTaacgccgccgccgccgccctCTGGGCTCTACCGCTCAACAAATAGATTCTAGTGTGCAACGCTGGAGGAAGTCCTCTCAAAGCACTGCAGAAAGAGGAAGTGCTGTACTGACTTCCTGTATGAAAATTAGAGCAGCAGCTTGACAACAAGCGGCTGAGATCACAGACAGAATCGGGGTCCAGGAGGACGGCGGCCGATCGCTTGATCTGCTCTCCGCTGGTAGCTTGATGACTCAGCCGGGCTCAGGTCTCCTCTTCGCTCGACTCTTCAGCTGATCGGGGTTGAATATCTTCTCCTTCCCCGTTCAGACAGGAAACTCTGTCAAAGAGCCGGCGTGGCTTCGCACCGTTCGGTCTGATAGGCCAAAGGTATTAACAGTTTTATTCAAACTCAGATACCAACTGATGTCTTTGTGGAGCGTCGGTTCGTTAATGAGGGCGACCGGCGGCTGGAGGCGGACCCTACTGAGGGCTGCCGCCTCCTGACCTCTTGACCCCTCTGCCTGCTCCTTCAGCATGAACCTCTGACCCAGATGGAGACGGTGGAGTTTCCTTCAGTCTGAATTTGTCTACTCAGAGGTCCCGCTACAGCACTTCAGtctgactttgactaggccatctTGCAGCAGCTGCACTTTCATTGGTCTGCAGAGGAGACTCTGTGACGCCCGGTGGCTGAAACGTGAGCCGACCCTGATCCGTGTTGTCAGGCGTTTCACATGAAAGTCTTGTTCTTCCTCCAGATGCTAAtcagaaaacatctggatgagattcatgtttttgtttctggaacAAATGGTTTTTCAATGAGGCAGTTTTGCAGAACCTTCCAGGACCTtccagaaccttccagaaccttccagaaccttGCACTTATTCAAATCCTTTCCTGTCTACAGGTGAAAAAACGAGAGAAGAAAACCTCAGCAGCTGCATCTTCATCCGTCAACAGGTAGAAACCAGTTTGTGTAtttaggtgtgtgtgcgtgtgtgttggggtgtgtgtgtgtgtttaggtgtgtgtgtgtttaggtgtgtgtgtgctcctgCGCTCCACAGAGACAGACGGGATGTTTCACCCCAAGGTGTTGAATTAACACTTTCTCACCTCTTCTGTTCGTCGCCATCCCACCATCTCCATATGTTGCcatgttaccgtggcaaccaggcacaggaggaggaggaggatgaaggtcAATAAAAGATGGAGTTAGGACTCGAGGAGCGCTGGAGAGGAGAAAGGGAATTAGGCAGGTCTTCCTTAAGAGGAATTTTAGCATAACCATGACGACCACACAGCTGGATGAGGAAGTGGAGAGCAGATGAACTTCCTGTAGAAACGTAAATATTCAGCTGGTGGAGATTCTCTGATCAGAAGACGATGAACCATCAGATCCTCCATGATGGTTACTGGTTACTGGCTGGTGGATCCAGGTTGAATATATTCTGGAGTTTATGGTACTGAAGTCagtttcagaaccagaaccagtgatTGAACCCGGATCCTCTTAACTAAAGAACATCTTTGCTGCGTTTATGTCCTGATGTTGGAGCTCTAAGGCGCCAGTCTGTCCTCGTCCCGGTCCGTTTGTCTCTGACCCGTCTTCTGTCTGTCCACAGTTCATCCGCCATGAATGACACCTACGCTGTGGTCAACAAGGCCAAGCAGCCGCACCGGACCACATCAGAACCGTCCTACTCCTCCATGGTCACGCCCAGGTCCAACCCAGGAACCAGGTAGACGTCCGGTCCAGCACCCAGAACCTCAGACCCAGTTGGTTCCACGGACCTGCAGTCCTCGTACTGTTTGACGGTTCCCTGCAGGACCAGAACTGAGGTTCTGGTCCGGTTGCAGTCCATGGATGGAAGTGTCTCCATGCGCTCTGCAGGGAGCGAAAGGTTAAAGTTCTGTCCTGGTAAAGCAGCGGCCTCCAGGTCCTTTGGACCAATGAAACCAAAGATTTTCAAAGTGGGGGGGCTGCAGTGCTCTAGGAGGCCACCGGGGGCGCCGAGGGAGAACTGAGATggaaaaaaggtcaaaaataagatttaatcCACCAGGTTTTTTAATCTAACCTAGTCCTTATTATGAAAtctaagtttaaataaataaaatgtgatttttccactcagatttttctgtttggctGCCAGTCTAATTCAGATGCTGTAGCTCCTCAAGCTCCGCTAGCTTGAGGAGCTACAGCATCCTCAAAGCAGAAGGTTAGAGGAGCATTTATGCTAAGCTAATGTAAAAATTGCTGAATCATgaataaaagtgaagaaaatgttCCAGAAGTTGATGGTTTCTTTGCAAAGGTAGTAGCATGGTGTGTTGCTTGCAGTTAGTACCGGGAGGGCATGGAAACGTTTCCTCCATCTTTAATCAGCTCCTTCCTCCTTCCAGAACCCTGCCGCCATCCCATCACTATGACAACGACTTCAGTGCAGCGTCTGCAGCTCCCATCTACAGCACTGTGAAGCCCAAGGTCAAGCTGCTGACCTCGCTCCCCTCAGCCTCGCCCATTTATGACATGGCCGCCCCGACCAATCAGAGGGAGGACCTTCACCTGGTGCCAGGTCAGTCCCTGCGGCAGCAGCGGCGGCCAGGTGTCTGCAGGGGCGGGGCTGAAGGCGTGACCATGTGACTTGTGTTTCCCAGCAGAAGCAGATAACGACTATGAAGAtgtttcctctcctgcctcAGACGTCAGCAGCTTCTTCACACCTGGAGGCATCGGTCAGTTCACCTGGAGCAGATGGGCTCTGTGGCTCACCTGCTGCTCAGCGCGCACGGACAAACTTTACACAGATCTTGTGTTTTCAGATTCTCTCTACTTGGCTGCAG
The genomic region above belongs to Xiphophorus maculatus strain JP 163 A chromosome 1, X_maculatus-5.0-male, whole genome shotgun sequence and contains:
- the ptpn18 gene encoding tyrosine-protein phosphatase non-receptor type 18 isoform X2, with the protein product MDLLLSALRAVDPAAVEREYQVVRSQSLQLKKDHSLTTEVGSLKENAKKNRYKDILPYDQTRVVLSLQTSGSDSDYINASFVQGATGDCRYIASQAPLSSTLTDFWRMIWQHKIKVIVMACREIEMGKRKCECYWAAPHQSAAFGPFTVTTVESRPNQDVVVRTLVVCYQQDVHSLVQFQYLSWPDHDVPYETTGILDLLDRARSSQGAERSPVLVHCSAGCGRTGVICTLDYIHDLLVTKKITKDFRVLDLVLELRRQRPSAVQTKDQYGFIFSAAAGMLERFLQTPEDRLYSNLPEVKKREKKTSAAASSSVNSSSAMNDTYAVVNKAKQPHRTTSEPSYSSMVTPRSNPGTRTLPPSHHYDNDFSAASAAPIYSTVKPKVKLLTSLPSASPIYDMAAPTNQREDLHLVPAEADNDYEDVSSPASDVSSFFTPGGIGFNCRIQKPKGPRDPPAAWGRMER
- the ptpn18 gene encoding tyrosine-protein phosphatase non-receptor type 18 isoform X1; its protein translation is MDLLLSALRAVDPAAVEREYQVVRSQSLQLKKDHSLTTEVGSLKENAKKNRYKDILPYDQTRVVLSLQTSGSDSDYINASFVQGATGDCRYIASQAPLSSTLTDFWRMIWQHKIKVIVMACREIEMGKRKCECYWAAPHQSAAFGPFTVTTQVESRPNQDVVVRTLVVCYQQDVHSLVQFQYLSWPDHDVPYETTGILDLLDRARSSQGAERSPVLVHCSAGCGRTGVICTLDYIHDLLVTKKITKDFRVLDLVLELRRQRPSAVQTKDQYGFIFSAAAGMLERFLQTPEDRLYSNLPEVKKREKKTSAAASSSVNSSSAMNDTYAVVNKAKQPHRTTSEPSYSSMVTPRSNPGTRTLPPSHHYDNDFSAASAAPIYSTVKPKVKLLTSLPSASPIYDMAAPTNQREDLHLVPAEADNDYEDVSSPASDVSSFFTPGGIGFNCRIQKPKGPRDPPAAWGRMER